From Pseudanabaena sp. PCC 6802, one genomic window encodes:
- a CDS encoding eIF2A-related protein yields MNEELRLDVENTCLWRGLHEIQLPPKAFAVLQYLVRHKGQIVTKDSLLNTVWPDEDISEAALTSTIRDLRHALGDDRKEPIYIETRHRIGYRWIGPAPIPIDELKGKSTRSRAQDWGESIDITLFCGRERELATLSNWVIRDRCRLVALLGLGGIGKSALSIEFARQVASEFDYLIWRSLRNAPPLADLVQDLVKFLSNGRTSKGGLSQLLQCLRAARCSIVLDNVETLLQDSGLVGQYRAGYEDYGELFWLVGETPHSSCLILTSREKPAEVSLLEGSELAVKSLQLGGSMEASIALLQAKGLVGSPTLQQQLCRRYDCSPLAIKIVSTSIKELFDGQIEQFLAQDVAVFGDIDRLLDRQFNRMSALEQTIAYWLAINRTLTTSAQLEEQIFPRVSRLQLFSALESLSRRSFLEQRSGHYTLQPAIMEYITYRLIDRVESELMSDRLGLDSSLLLSHALVMTSVNSDIRETQMRLILAPIATYLQTALRSPKNIRTHLQRILQHFKEANVQCTYGAGNIINLARYLSIDLTGWDFSGLSIWHANLQGTTLQCVNFTDCHFDRSVFTQIFAGVLTLAYSPDGTMLACGDASGSVHLWQIASGELLLTLKQHRSWVWSLAWSPDSQILATGGDDKTVILWDTRSGEELKTISEINAVWALAWSPDGQILASGSFDKTVKLWNPETGACLQTFLGHEDLVASVAWHPDGSTLASGSLDRTIKIWDISTGLCSRTLQEHDGGVRAVAWSPNGSTLASGSADCSVKLWDINSGTVLKTLLEHQNLVSAIAWSPDGANLVSGGYDRKAIVWDARTGNPLKILPGHVSEVRSVDWCPVSARDSQIVASGSYDKTVKLWDVDRGECVSTLQGRTSGICSVAWSPDDRLLASGGEDNSIRLWDAQTGSCLKTLQGHTSEVRSVVWSPDGQLLASGSSDRTIKLWDCQTGKCLKTLAGYDDWVLSVAWCPVSVSKIGDRSDNTDNYANAALQPVAGELEHRLVSPESVLEGKDWIIAGGSACRRVKLWDIRTGRQLQEFSAHTGFVWSVAWSADGTLLASGSADCQIGLWHWQTGSCLATLQEHTGFVWSVAWSADCQMLASGSDDRTIKLWNMNTFQAIRTLRGHRDAVRVVAWSPRGAMLASGSHDGEIWLWHVASDEPLMILRGHSDRVYAIAWSRDGKILASSSADEKIVLWDTATGVCLRILSAERPYEGTNIAGAMGLTAAQKSTLMALGAIEEFDLSERSP; encoded by the coding sequence ATGAACGAGGAACTTCGACTTGATGTAGAGAACACCTGTCTGTGGCGCGGGTTGCACGAAATTCAATTGCCACCAAAAGCCTTTGCCGTGTTGCAATACTTAGTACGGCACAAAGGTCAGATCGTAACAAAAGATTCCTTGCTCAATACGGTTTGGCCAGATGAAGATATCAGCGAAGCGGCACTAACTTCAACTATTCGAGATTTGCGACACGCACTGGGAGACGATCGCAAGGAACCCATTTACATCGAAACTCGACATCGAATTGGATATCGTTGGATTGGGCCAGCACCAATACCAATAGACGAGTTAAAGGGAAAGAGTACCCGATCCCGAGCGCAAGATTGGGGAGAATCGATCGATATCACTTTGTTTTGCGGGCGAGAACGGGAATTAGCGACTTTGTCAAATTGGGTCATCCGCGATCGCTGTCGCCTGGTGGCCTTGCTAGGTCTGGGGGGGATTGGCAAATCGGCCTTATCGATTGAGTTTGCTCGACAGGTAGCTTCTGAATTTGACTATCTGATCTGGCGATCGCTGCGGAATGCGCCGCCCCTCGCCGATCTCGTTCAGGATTTAGTGAAGTTTCTCTCCAATGGGCGCACTTCAAAGGGAGGCTTGTCCCAGTTGCTTCAGTGCCTGCGAGCTGCTCGCTGTTCGATCGTACTCGATAACGTTGAAACATTGCTGCAAGACAGCGGACTGGTCGGACAGTATCGAGCTGGCTATGAGGACTATGGAGAGTTATTTTGGCTTGTAGGCGAAACGCCGCATTCCAGTTGCCTTATCCTGACTTCCAGAGAAAAGCCAGCCGAAGTCTCTCTCCTAGAAGGCAGCGAGCTAGCGGTGAAATCCTTACAATTGGGTGGCTCTATGGAAGCATCTATCGCTTTGCTGCAAGCCAAAGGACTCGTGGGATCTCCGACGCTACAACAACAGCTTTGTCGGCGTTACGATTGCAGTCCTTTGGCAATCAAAATTGTTTCCACCTCAATTAAGGAGCTATTCGACGGGCAGATCGAGCAATTTTTGGCTCAAGATGTGGCAGTTTTTGGGGATATCGATCGGCTGCTCGATCGCCAATTTAATCGGATGTCGGCGTTAGAACAGACAATTGCTTACTGGCTGGCAATTAACCGCACGCTGACAACCTCCGCTCAATTGGAAGAGCAGATATTCCCTAGAGTATCTAGACTGCAACTGTTTAGCGCTTTGGAATCGTTGAGTCGGCGTTCTTTTCTGGAGCAGCGATCGGGGCACTACACGCTACAACCTGCAATTATGGAGTATATTACCTATCGCCTCATCGATCGCGTGGAGAGCGAACTGATGTCCGATCGCCTGGGACTGGATAGTTCGCTATTACTCAGTCACGCACTTGTTATGACTTCTGTTAACTCCGATATCAGAGAAACTCAAATGCGATTGATTTTGGCTCCGATCGCTACTTATCTCCAGACTGCTCTACGCTCGCCCAAAAACATTCGCACCCATCTGCAAAGAATCCTGCAACATTTTAAAGAGGCGAACGTGCAGTGCACCTATGGGGCTGGAAATATTATCAATCTGGCTCGCTATCTATCCATCGATCTAACGGGGTGGGATTTCTCTGGTTTGAGTATCTGGCACGCTAACTTGCAGGGAACAACCCTGCAATGCGTTAACTTTACCGATTGTCATTTCGATCGCTCTGTCTTTACCCAAATCTTTGCGGGCGTTTTAACCCTGGCGTACAGTCCAGATGGGACAATGCTTGCCTGCGGTGATGCGAGCGGCTCCGTTCACTTATGGCAGATAGCAAGCGGTGAATTGTTGCTGACGTTGAAACAGCATCGGAGTTGGGTTTGGTCTTTAGCCTGGAGTCCAGACAGTCAGATCCTGGCAACTGGAGGGGATGACAAAACTGTAATACTTTGGGATACTCGCAGTGGAGAAGAATTGAAAACGATATCAGAGATAAACGCGGTCTGGGCTTTAGCCTGGAGTCCAGACGGTCAGATTTTGGCAAGTGGCTCCTTTGACAAGACTGTTAAGCTCTGGAATCCTGAAACGGGAGCTTGTCTTCAGACCTTTCTGGGGCATGAGGATTTAGTAGCATCCGTAGCTTGGCATCCAGACGGTTCTACATTGGCGAGCGGCTCTTTGGATAGAACCATTAAGATTTGGGATATATCGACAGGTCTATGTAGCAGGACTCTACAGGAGCATGATGGTGGAGTACGAGCGGTAGCCTGGAGTCCAAATGGTAGTACTCTGGCGAGTGGTAGTGCTGACTGTTCTGTAAAGTTGTGGGATATCAATTCGGGAACCGTGCTGAAGACATTGCTAGAGCATCAGAATTTGGTGTCTGCGATCGCCTGGAGTCCCGATGGCGCAAATCTAGTCAGTGGTGGTTATGACAGAAAAGCAATCGTCTGGGATGCCCGCACGGGCAACCCCCTGAAGATCTTGCCGGGACATGTCAGCGAGGTGCGATCGGTGGATTGGTGTCCGGTTAGCGCTCGCGACTCCCAAATCGTAGCTAGCGGTTCCTACGACAAGACTGTGAAGTTGTGGGATGTCGATCGCGGCGAATGCGTCAGTACGCTCCAGGGGCGCACCAGTGGGATTTGTTCGGTGGCGTGGAGCCCCGACGATCGCCTGCTAGCTAGCGGCGGTGAAGATAACTCGATCCGCCTGTGGGACGCGCAAACAGGAAGCTGCCTGAAAACCTTGCAGGGACATACGAGTGAGGTGCGATCTGTGGTCTGGAGTCCTGACGGGCAGTTGTTAGCGAGCGGTAGCAGCGATCGCACGATTAAGCTGTGGGATTGTCAGACGGGCAAGTGTTTGAAAACTCTCGCTGGTTATGATGATTGGGTCTTGTCCGTAGCGTGGTGTCCGGTTAGTGTCAGCAAGATCGGCGATCGCTCCGACAATACCGACAATTATGCCAATGCCGCTCTCCAACCCGTTGCAGGTGAATTAGAGCATCGTTTGGTTTCTCCTGAGTCTGTTCTGGAAGGCAAAGATTGGATAATTGCTGGGGGCAGCGCTTGCCGTCGTGTCAAGTTATGGGACATTCGCACGGGCAGACAACTGCAAGAGTTCTCGGCGCATACTGGGTTTGTCTGGTCTGTAGCCTGGTCTGCGGATGGTACGCTCCTGGCGAGTGGCAGTGCGGATTGCCAGATCGGGCTATGGCATTGGCAAACAGGCTCCTGTCTGGCAACTTTGCAAGAGCATACTGGGTTTGTCTGGTCTGTAGCCTGGAGCGCGGATTGTCAAATGCTTGCCAGTGGTAGCGACGATCGCACGATTAAACTGTGGAACATGAATACATTTCAGGCAATCCGCACCCTGCGGGGACATCGGGATGCGGTGCGAGTTGTGGCGTGGAGTCCTCGGGGGGCTATGCTGGCGAGTGGCAGCCACGATGGCGAGATCTGGCTGTGGCATGTTGCTAGCGACGAGCCACTCATGATTTTGCGCGGTCATAGCGATCGCGTTTATGCGATCGCGTGGAGTCGCGATGGCAAAATCCTTGCCAGCAGCAGTGCCGATGAAAAGATCGTGCTGTGGGATACGGCAACTGGAGTCTGTTTGCGGATTCTCAGTGCCGAACGCCCCTATGAGGGCACCAATATTGCGGGCGCGATGGGACTGACAGCAGCCCAGAAGTCAACGCTGATGGCATTAGGAGCGATCGAGGAATTCGATCTCAGCGAACGCTCCCCATAA
- the tsaB gene encoding tRNA (adenosine(37)-N6)-threonylcarbamoyltransferase complex dimerization subunit type 1 TsaB translates to MTLGLALHTTTEVLSMAIAELKGRPEDRDSLRVKQQSWQLGRDLSAQLHPLLAEFMQGYDWADLGAIAIAKGIGSFTGTRIGIVLARTLGEQMGIPVYAISCDEILERSQPLSEAPSPARVLLSIARERWQQKSYPHWSDALPLYSME, encoded by the coding sequence ATGACGTTAGGACTAGCCTTGCATACTACTACTGAAGTTTTGAGTATGGCGATCGCCGAGCTAAAAGGACGACCGGAAGATCGCGATAGTCTACGTGTCAAGCAACAGTCTTGGCAATTAGGACGAGACTTGTCCGCGCAACTGCACCCACTTCTAGCTGAGTTTATGCAAGGTTATGACTGGGCAGACCTGGGGGCGATCGCGATCGCTAAGGGCATAGGTAGCTTTACGGGTACGCGCATAGGCATAGTGCTGGCCCGTACTTTAGGAGAGCAAATGGGTATACCAGTTTATGCCATTAGTTGCGATGAGATTTTAGAGCGATCGCAGCCATTATCAGAAGCTCCATCCCCTGCTCGAGTTCTGCTATCTATCGCTCGAGAACGATGGCAGCAAAAGAGCTATCCGCATTGGTCTGACGCGCTACCCTTGTATAGCATGGAATAA
- a CDS encoding alpha-amylase family glycosyl hydrolase produces MVQTPPVQSGIEATAVKAAAGFHTEAQSDKIDDLEFLFTRAIEFRQETIYFIIVDRFNDAQSSNNEGPNAALFDPTRQKWGKYWGGDLQGIIDKLDYLKHMGVTAIWISPLFEQVEDLMFEFAAMHGYWTKDFKRINPRFVGVDESTSLATCNVFNRLVKEMHARGMKLILDIVCNHSSPDVNGQKGKLYDDGVLIADFYNDTNNWYHHNGEVTDWEDRWQLENCEMAGLADFDESNIDFRNYIKSAIKKWLDLGVDALRVDTVKHMPLWFWQEFNSDLQTHKPSIFIFGEWGFSKPWDRGSVNFANKSGMSILDFGLCEAIRAALAKNSEGGFHLLQNIFDLDHLYDTASELITFIDNHDMPRFQSLNSDPDTLRMAVILIMTARGIPCIYYGTEQYLHNDTNGGNDPYNRPMMERWDTNTQIYKDLQLFSKLRRLNPAISLGSHVQKYIKPDIYSYLRRYRDSRCLVVMNKGQATTIDISNTELEDGEYTCIVTSRHFEIHNGKLRGLSLQQKESVVLSYVGDRVKGQTIVRAQLNGITTQYGEIVVVVGDCPELGNWDISKAYRLEYINANTWFGEIPFTESAGKAIAYKYAILSNNMSPRYENLVNRRWILVDRGTVKWRDNWAN; encoded by the coding sequence ATGGTGCAAACTCCTCCAGTTCAGTCAGGCATTGAGGCGACAGCGGTAAAAGCTGCGGCTGGCTTTCACACCGAGGCGCAATCAGATAAAATAGACGACCTTGAGTTTCTCTTTACCAGAGCAATTGAATTTCGTCAGGAAACCATTTACTTCATCATCGTCGATCGCTTTAACGATGCCCAATCAAGCAACAATGAAGGGCCAAATGCGGCGCTCTTCGATCCAACGCGGCAAAAATGGGGGAAATATTGGGGGGGCGATTTGCAGGGCATTATCGACAAACTGGACTATCTCAAACACATGGGCGTGACCGCGATTTGGATATCCCCATTATTCGAGCAAGTGGAAGATTTGATGTTTGAGTTTGCCGCCATGCACGGCTACTGGACGAAGGACTTCAAGCGCATCAACCCGCGTTTTGTAGGAGTTGACGAATCAACATCTTTAGCAACATGTAATGTTTTCAATCGTCTGGTTAAAGAGATGCACGCCCGAGGTATGAAACTGATCCTCGACATTGTTTGCAACCACAGCAGCCCAGACGTAAACGGACAAAAGGGCAAGCTCTACGACGACGGAGTTCTAATTGCTGATTTCTATAACGATACGAACAACTGGTACCACCATAACGGTGAGGTGACGGACTGGGAGGATCGGTGGCAGCTAGAAAACTGCGAAATGGCAGGTTTAGCCGATTTCGATGAGAGCAATATTGACTTTCGCAACTACATCAAATCAGCAATTAAAAAATGGCTGGATCTGGGCGTTGATGCCCTGCGTGTCGATACGGTCAAGCACATGCCCCTCTGGTTTTGGCAGGAATTTAATAGCGATTTGCAGACCCATAAGCCTTCCATCTTTATTTTTGGCGAATGGGGATTTAGTAAGCCCTGGGATCGCGGTTCGGTGAACTTTGCCAATAAATCGGGCATGTCGATTTTGGATTTTGGCTTATGCGAAGCGATCCGTGCAGCGCTGGCAAAAAATAGCGAGGGCGGTTTTCATCTGCTCCAGAACATTTTCGATCTCGACCATCTCTACGACACGGCCTCGGAACTGATTACATTCATCGACAACCACGACATGCCCAGGTTTCAGAGTCTCAACTCCGATCCAGATACCCTCCGCATGGCAGTAATTTTAATTATGACCGCACGGGGGATCCCCTGTATTTACTACGGCACCGAGCAGTATCTCCACAACGATACTAATGGCGGCAACGATCCATATAACCGCCCCATGATGGAACGGTGGGATACGAACACCCAGATTTACAAAGACTTGCAATTATTTTCTAAGCTGCGACGGCTTAACCCAGCCATATCCCTGGGCAGCCACGTCCAGAAGTACATTAAACCCGATATTTACTCTTACCTGCGCCGCTATCGCGACTCCCGTTGTTTGGTGGTGATGAATAAGGGACAAGCAACTACCATCGATATTAGCAATACCGAGCTAGAGGATGGCGAATACACCTGCATCGTTACCTCGCGCCATTTTGAGATCCACAACGGCAAGTTACGGGGATTGAGCCTACAACAAAAAGAGAGCGTTGTACTTAGCTATGTGGGCGATCGCGTCAAGGGTCAAACTATTGTCCGCGCCCAACTGAATGGCATCACGACGCAATACGGTGAAATAGTTGTGGTAGTGGGAGACTGCCCAGAGTTGGGAAATTGGGACATCAGTAAAGCCTACCGACTGGAATATATTAATGCTAATACCTGGTTTGGCGAGATTCCGTTTACAGAAAGCGCGGGAAAAGCGATCGCCTACAAATATGCCATCCTGAGCAATAATATGTCCCCCCGCTATGAAAATCTCGTCAACCGTCGCTGGATTCTAGTCGATCGCGGTACGGTAAAATGGCGTGACAACTGGGCGAATTAG
- a CDS encoding PCP reductase family protein translates to MTESDYIETPTWTPEAKEKLRNIPYFVRTQARQRIEQLARESNLDAITAELVEQARMEFGQ, encoded by the coding sequence ATGACTGAATCGGACTATATTGAAACCCCTACCTGGACACCCGAGGCAAAAGAGAAATTGCGCAATATTCCCTATTTTGTCCGCACGCAGGCGCGCCAGCGCATCGAGCAACTCGCCCGCGAGTCGAATCTGGATGCAATTACAGCGGAATTGGTAGAACAGGCACGTATGGAGTTTGGTCAGTAA
- the murQ gene encoding N-acetylmuramic acid 6-phosphate etherase: MQRGHLLTEQANPNSQNLDRMEITQLVDLFNQEDAKVVAAVGAETENIARAIAKIAQSMQQGGRLFYVGAGTSGRLGVLDAAECPPTFCTDPNLVQGIIAGGAAALVRSSEALEDNEADGAAAIAQGEITASDVVFGITAGGTTPFVHGALREAKQRGATTVFFACVPATQVPANYDIEIRPLVGPEILAGSTRLKAGTATKLVLNTVSTGVMVQLGKVYGNRMVDVAVTNSKLHDRAIRIIRDLTNLDYVAAADLLERADRKVKLALLMQETGLDAREGDRLLQAHQGHLGRAIAHHGCNDE, translated from the coding sequence ATGCAGCGCGGACACTTACTTACCGAACAAGCCAATCCCAACAGCCAGAACCTCGATCGCATGGAAATTACGCAACTGGTTGACCTCTTTAACCAGGAGGATGCCAAAGTAGTGGCAGCGGTGGGAGCAGAAACCGAAAATATCGCCAGGGCGATCGCCAAGATCGCTCAGTCCATGCAACAGGGCGGCAGGCTATTCTACGTGGGCGCGGGTACGAGCGGTCGTCTGGGCGTGCTGGATGCAGCGGAATGCCCCCCCACATTTTGCACCGACCCAAATCTCGTGCAGGGAATTATTGCCGGAGGAGCGGCGGCACTGGTGCGCAGTTCCGAAGCCCTGGAAGATAACGAGGCGGATGGGGCAGCAGCGATCGCCCAAGGTGAAATTACCGCTAGTGATGTTGTATTTGGCATCACCGCTGGCGGTACTACCCCCTTCGTACACGGCGCGTTGCGGGAAGCCAAACAACGCGGTGCCACTACCGTATTTTTTGCCTGCGTCCCTGCCACTCAGGTGCCCGCAAATTACGACATTGAGATTCGCCCCCTGGTAGGGCCGGAAATTTTAGCAGGTTCTACTCGCCTCAAAGCTGGTACTGCTACCAAACTCGTCCTCAACACGGTTTCCACGGGCGTAATGGTGCAATTGGGTAAGGTTTACGGCAACCGCATGGTGGATGTGGCGGTCACCAATAGCAAGCTACACGATCGCGCTATTCGGATTATTCGCGACCTCACTAACCTGGATTATGTCGCTGCCGCAGATCTACTCGAACGAGCCGATCGCAAAGTCAAGCTAGCGCTGTTAATGCAAGAGACCGGATTAGATGCCCGAGAAGGCGATCGCCTCCTACAGGCACATCAAGGTCATTTGGGCAGGGCGATCGCGCATCATGGGTGTAACGACGAATGA
- a CDS encoding Fur family transcriptional regulator: protein MSEPIATLGDALNRCQALGMRVSRQRRFILELLWDTKEHLSAREIYDRLNRASKPIGHTSVYQNLEALASKGVIECVERSEGRLYGNFSDSHSHINLTDPEQIIDVKIELPSDLIKQVEQQTGTVITDYRVEFFGHRVSS, encoded by the coding sequence ATGTCTGAGCCGATCGCTACTTTAGGTGACGCACTCAATCGCTGCCAAGCTCTAGGTATGCGCGTTAGTCGGCAGCGACGTTTTATTTTGGAGTTGTTATGGGATACCAAAGAACACCTATCTGCTAGGGAAATCTACGATCGCCTCAATCGTGCCAGCAAGCCCATCGGTCATACATCTGTGTACCAAAACCTTGAAGCACTGGCCTCTAAGGGAGTAATTGAGTGCGTCGAGCGCTCTGAGGGCAGGCTATATGGCAATTTCAGCGATTCCCACAGCCATATTAACCTTACCGATCCGGAGCAAATTATCGATGTAAAAATCGAGCTGCCATCCGATCTGATTAAGCAAGTCGAGCAGCAAACGGGCACGGTGATTACCGATTACCGCGTTGAATTTTTCGGGCATCGAGTCAGTAGCTAA
- a CDS encoding RNA recognition motif domain-containing protein: MTIYVGNLSYKATQEDVEAVFEEYGKVKRVQLPTDRETGRMRGFAFVDMEEEEQEDKAIKELDGAEWMGRDLRVNKAKPREERGGGGRPVVRNRY, encoded by the coding sequence GTGACCATTTACGTAGGTAATTTGTCATACAAGGCTACTCAAGAAGACGTAGAAGCGGTCTTTGAAGAGTACGGTAAAGTTAAACGAGTACAGTTACCAACAGACCGCGAAACTGGTCGGATGAGGGGCTTTGCTTTTGTTGATATGGAGGAAGAAGAGCAAGAAGATAAGGCTATCAAGGAACTTGATGGTGCGGAATGGATGGGGCGCGATCTGCGGGTAAATAAAGCTAAACCCCGTGAAGAGCGTGGTGGAGGCGGTCGCCCCGTTGTTAGAAACCGCTACTAA
- the groL gene encoding chaperonin GroEL (60 kDa chaperone family; promotes refolding of misfolded polypeptides especially under stressful conditions; forms two stacked rings of heptamers to form a barrel-shaped 14mer; ends can be capped by GroES; misfolded proteins enter the barrel where they are refolded when GroES binds): protein MAKRIIYNEDARRALERGMDILSEAVAVTLGPKGRNVVLEKKFGSPQIINDGVTIAKEIELEDHVENTGVALIRQAASKTNDAAGDGTTTATVLAHAIVKEGMRNVAAGANAISIKRGIDKAANFLVDKIAAHSRPVESSTAIAQVGTISAGNDEQVGKMIADAMDKVGKEGVISLEEGKSMTTELEITEGMRFDKGYISPYFVTDAERMEASIDDPAILITDKKIGLVQELVPVLEQVARAGRPLMIIAEDIEKEALATLVVNRLRGVLNVCAIKAPGFGDRRKAMLEDIAILTGAQVVTEDAGLRLDAVKLESLGRARRITVTKDSTTIVADGNEAAVKARCEQIRRQIEESDSSFDKEKLQERLAKLAGGVAVVKVGAATETEMKDRKLRLEDAINATKAAVEEGIVPGGGTTYVHLAPELETWANNNLSGEELTGALIVARALTAPVKRIAENAGHNGAVIAERVKEKEFNTGFNAMTGQFEDMFSAGIVDPAKVTRSALQNAASIAGMILTTECIVVDKPEKEAAPAAGMGGGDFDY, encoded by the coding sequence ATGGCAAAGCGAATTATTTACAATGAAGATGCCCGTCGCGCGCTCGAGCGCGGCATGGATATCCTGTCCGAAGCTGTGGCAGTCACTCTAGGACCAAAAGGTAGAAATGTGGTTCTGGAGAAAAAGTTTGGTTCGCCTCAGATCATCAATGATGGTGTCACCATTGCCAAGGAGATCGAATTAGAAGATCACGTTGAAAATACTGGCGTAGCGCTCATTCGTCAAGCTGCATCCAAAACTAATGACGCTGCCGGTGATGGTACAACTACCGCGACGGTGCTTGCCCACGCGATCGTCAAAGAAGGTATGCGCAACGTTGCCGCTGGTGCCAATGCGATCTCGATCAAGCGCGGGATCGATAAGGCTGCTAACTTCCTGGTTGATAAGATTGCCGCCCACTCTCGCCCAGTGGAGTCATCCACCGCGATCGCCCAGGTCGGTACCATTTCCGCTGGCAATGACGAGCAGGTAGGCAAAATGATTGCCGATGCCATGGATAAAGTCGGTAAAGAAGGCGTGATTTCCCTCGAAGAAGGCAAGTCCATGACTACCGAATTGGAAATCACCGAAGGGATGCGCTTTGATAAGGGCTATATCTCTCCCTACTTTGTCACCGATGCCGAACGCATGGAAGCTTCCATTGACGATCCGGCCATCTTGATCACCGATAAGAAAATTGGCCTGGTACAGGAGCTGGTGCCCGTACTGGAGCAAGTGGCGCGTGCCGGTCGTCCTCTGATGATTATCGCCGAAGATATCGAAAAAGAAGCGCTTGCCACTCTCGTGGTCAACCGTTTGCGTGGCGTACTGAATGTATGCGCGATTAAGGCTCCTGGTTTTGGCGATCGCCGCAAAGCCATGCTCGAAGACATCGCCATCCTGACTGGCGCTCAGGTAGTCACCGAAGATGCTGGCCTGCGTCTTGATGCCGTGAAGCTGGAGTCGCTGGGTCGGGCTCGTCGCATCACCGTCACCAAAGACAGCACGACAATCGTGGCAGATGGTAACGAAGCCGCAGTTAAAGCCCGTTGCGAACAAATTCGCCGCCAAATCGAAGAAAGCGATTCTTCGTTTGACAAGGAAAAGCTGCAAGAACGCCTCGCTAAGCTAGCTGGCGGTGTGGCTGTGGTCAAAGTTGGTGCTGCTACCGAAACGGAAATGAAGGATCGCAAGCTCCGTCTGGAAGACGCGATCAACGCCACTAAAGCCGCAGTAGAAGAGGGCATTGTCCCCGGCGGCGGTACCACCTACGTCCATCTGGCACCCGAACTGGAAACCTGGGCTAACAATAACCTCTCCGGTGAAGAGTTAACTGGCGCTCTGATCGTGGCACGCGCTCTGACCGCACCTGTAAAGCGCATTGCTGAAAATGCCGGACATAACGGTGCCGTGATTGCCGAGCGCGTCAAAGAGAAGGAATTCAATACCGGCTTCAATGCCATGACAGGACAATTTGAAGATATGTTCAGCGCAGGCATTGTTGACCCAGCTAAGGTGACGCGATCGGCATTGCAAAATGCTGCTTCGATCGCTGGCATGATTCTCACCACCGAGTGCATCGTGGTTGATAAGCCAGAGAAGGAAGCTGCTCCTGCTGCTGGCATGGGTGGCGGCGATTTTGATTATTAA
- the groES gene encoding co-chaperone GroES produces the protein MATMSLNVSTVKPLGDRVFIKISEKEEKTAGGIFLPDTAKEKPQVGEIAAVGPGKLDDKGVRQPLEVKVGDKVLYSKYAGTDLKLGNDDYVLLAEKDILAIVS, from the coding sequence ATGGCAACAATGTCTCTTAATGTATCTACCGTAAAGCCTCTAGGCGATCGCGTGTTCATTAAAATTAGCGAAAAGGAAGAAAAAACCGCTGGTGGGATCTTTTTACCCGACACCGCCAAGGAAAAACCCCAAGTCGGTGAGATCGCGGCTGTGGGGCCCGGCAAGCTAGATGACAAAGGCGTGCGCCAACCTCTAGAAGTCAAGGTGGGAGATAAGGTGCTGTACTCCAAGTATGCTGGCACCGATCTCAAGCTGGGCAACGATGATTACGTACTGTTAGCCGAGAAAGACATTCTCGCGATCGTCTCCTAG